One Amaranthus tricolor cultivar Red isolate AtriRed21 chromosome 1, ASM2621246v1, whole genome shotgun sequence DNA window includes the following coding sequences:
- the LOC130826464 gene encoding uncharacterized protein LOC130826464 yields MDPCQFFRIAIGNLGIKFSTTNLNCSSLCYCKIKIKGFQEQTGTVPVIPLDGSHPEGQVHTMSACFNLTKSDLECLINSRSTPSRKYDGGGNYRLDLKIDVYTDKFPNGCGFGSSAKFLGTVLVPLELSQQVLEGKTSTMMQNGWVLVREKKKNGLNPQLYVSVKAQPDPRFVFEFDGEPECGPQVFQVQGNIKQPVFTCKFSFRNSGDYNNLRSSSAMSEPSTSRNWLSTLITDKDHIHQQQVKERKGWSITVHDLSGSPVAAASMVTPFVPSQGSDRVSKSNPGAWLILRPGEGTWKPWGRLEAWRERAGAGSDGLGHRFELLPDAGPIASAMGPAGVTLAQSSIPTRPGGKFNIDITTGPSPTGSPNSSYDFGSWTGSGSTSSSGSEVGLGSGWWPGLLYKGFVMSSTVGGEGKGNKPVVEVGAQHVTCTEDAAAFVALAAAMDLSMDACRPFSQKLRKELRQQSGEFVV; encoded by the exons ATGGATCCTTGTCAGTTCTTCAGGATTGCGATCGGGAATTTGGGGATCAAATTCTCTACAACCAACTTAAACTGCTCGTCTTTGTGTTATtgtaagattaaaattaagggTTTTCAAGAACAGACCGGTACGGTGCCTGTAATCCCTCTGGATGGTTCGCATCCTGAGGGACAAGTACATACTATGTCAGCCTGTTTTAATCTGACTAAGTCGGATTTGGAATGCTTAATAAATTCCAGATCAACTCCTTCAAGAAAGTATGATGGTGGTGGAAATTACAGGTTGGATCTTAAGATAGATGTGTATACTGATAAGTTTCCTAATGGGTGTGGGTTTGGATCATCGGCGAAGTTTTTGGGTACGGTTTTGGTTCCTTTGGAGTTAAGTCAACAAGTTCTTGAAGGGAAAACGAGTACAATGATGCAAAATGGGTGGGTTTTAGTAagggagaaaaagaaaaatggattAAACCCACAACTTTATGTGAGTGTTAAAGCTCAACCCGATCCGAGatttgtttttgaatttgatgGTGAACCCGAATGCGGTCCTCAAGTTTTTCAAGTTCAGGGGAATATTAAACAGCCTGTTTTTACTTGCAAGTTCAGTTTCAGGAATTCTGGTGACTACAATAATTTGAGATCAAG TTCAGCAATGTCAGAGCCAAGCACATCAAGAAACTGGCTAAGCACACTCATAACTGACAAGGATCATATCCACCAGCAACAAGTAAAAGAGCGTAAAGGATGGTCCATTACAGTCCATGATCTTTCGGGGTCCCCAGTTGCTGCCGCCTCGATGGTAACCCCATTTGTCCCTTCTCAAGGGTCAGACCGAGTCAGTAAATCGAACCCAGGCGCATGGCTAATATTACGCCCAGGTGAAGGCACTTGGAAACCATGGGGCCGACTTGAGGCTTGGAGAGAACGGGCTGGGGCTGGGTCTGACGGGCTTGGACACAGGTTTGAGCTTCTCCCTGATGCAGGCCCGATCGCATCTGCTATGGGTCCTGCTGGGGTTACCCTAGCCCAATCTTCAATCCCAACACGACCTGGTGGAAAGTTCAACATCGATATAACAACGGGCCCATCCCCTACCGGTAGCCCAAACAGCAGTTATGACTTTGGATCATGGACAGGTTCAGGCTCAACTTCTTCATCCGGGTCAGAAGTCGGGCTGGGATCAGGCTGGTGGCCGGGGTTGCTTTACAAGGGATTTGTGATGTCCTCAACAGTAGGAGGAGAAGGAAAAGGTAACAAGCCAGTAGTAGAAGTTGGCGCACAGCATGTTACATGTACAGAGGATGCAGCAGCATTTGTGGCCTTAGCTGCAGCAATGGATTTGAGTATGGATGCATGTAGGCCATTCTCTCAAAAGCTAAGGAAAGAGCTAAGACAACAGAGTGGAGAATTTGTCGTTTAA
- the LOC130826469 gene encoding uncharacterized protein LOC130826469: MYKQSPSRNYRSKGIRVKHILQLCVLVAVCFWLLYQLKISHEKRKEFESNDEKLAEKVRSDGVIRRLGRKDIPRITEIAKNGEKHEEDEEDEDSEEDENKHLDDESEREDSLEERISGDDEMYEHEPEKTEEEEVDEERERDENPAETEENEDTHEEEEENDESGKEDHTELEEHDDDDRDLDSERSFDEAQGVLYKADDASSEVAHNVQSINQKTENVTMGHGREIYGKTKFEQGHGIKLSDNTDEYIKDVLLKENVNSAASDATTKPKMSEVNVTKPGDSSVQNSTVTDSELSATLLPNRTQTELDFNLSQNGTVDFKATVTYDKNQQETTENAIKIENVNTNTTSASSEASNNKSFTDAAEDNAVGDATQVMKSEDGGTGDTDEISVFHSNDGTDAIQHDPIDASDTTMLAHEETEFHTDLNTLPEIKSKVHDTEDAVSE, from the coding sequence ATGTATAAACAATCTCCTAGTAGGAATTATAGATCCAAAGGAATTAGAGTGAAGCACATTTTGCAACTCTGTGTCTTGGTGGCTGTTTGCTTTTGGTTACTTTACCAACTCAAAATTTCTCATGAGAAGAGAAAGGAATTTGAGTCAAACGATGAGAAGCTTGCAGAAAAGGTGCGAAGTGATGGTGTGATTCGAAGATTGGGGAGAAAAGATATACCTAGAATAACAGAGATAGCTAAAAATGGTGAAAAGCACGAGGAAGATGAAGAGGATGAAGACAGTGAAGAGGACGAAAATAAACACCTAGATGATGAATCAGAACGAGAAGATAGTTTAGAGGAAAGAATAAGTGGAGATGATGAGATGTATGAACATGAACCTGAAAAAACAGAAGAGGAAGAAGTAGACGAGGAAAGAGAGAGGGATGAAAACCCTGCTGAAACTGAAGAAAATGAGGATACTCATGAAGAAGAGGAGGAGAATGATGAATCTGGTAAGGAAGATCATACTGAACTCGAAgaacatgatgatgatgatcggGACCTTGATTCAGAAAGAAGCTTCGATGAGGCCCAAGGAGTGCTATACAAGGCAGATGATGCATCCAGTGAAGTTGCTCATAATGTTCAGTCTATCAATCAGAAAACTGAGAATGTCACGATGGGCCATGGACGTGAAATTTATGGAAAAACTAAGTTCGAACAAGGGCATGGAATCAAACTTTCTGATAATACGGATGAGTATATTAAAGATGTACTACTAAAAGAAAATGTCAACAGTGCAGCTTCCGATGCCACTACTAAACCGAAGATGAGCGAAGTCAACGTGACAAAGCCTGGTGATAGCTCAGTTCAGAATTCAACTGTTACCGATAGTGAACTTTCCGCAACGCTGCTTCCTAATAGAACACAAACAGAACTTGATTTCAATCTGTCCCAAAATGGCACGGTTGATTTTAAAGCTACAGTCACATATGACAAGAATCAACAGGAAACTACTGAAAACGCTATTAAAATTGAGAATGTAAATACCAATACAACATCAGCTTCATCTGAGGCTTCAAATAATAAAAGTTTCACAGACGCTGCTGAAGATAACGCTGTAGGTGATGCAACTCAGGTTATGAAATCAGAAGACGGAGGAACTGGTGACACAGATGAAATTTCCGTGTTTCACTCCAATGACGGTACAGATGCCATTCAGCATGACCCAATTGATGCTTCAGATACTACAATGCTTGCACATGAGGAAACAGAATTCCACACAGATTTGAACACGCTGCCCGAAATCAAAAGCAAGGTTCATGACACTGAAGATGCTGTATCAGAGTGA
- the LOC130824179 gene encoding uncharacterized protein LOC130824179 has product MGIDQKKKEGEVKGEVIESMERFVSKSLIVFLRKRNLVRKLNLYEIKISIMTYEHMSSSNLGGLKGSIVSDRNLAAGALVLVSVPFLYERSETPFGDNFGVSGDILQQRRIFTNEDVVEYSKVSQDSNPLHFDDEFAKTPGFQGRIVHGMLVASLFPQIISSHFPGAVYVSQSLQFRQPVYVGEEILGEVQATNIRAFKKNYLCNTVVSEGMKDENTRWKPLTFSTDLQDSKQSVKALPTQIVKSPSWPVNLIHRPTRLQSSTFNKIMK; this is encoded by the exons ATGGGAATCgatcaaaagaaaaaagagggTGAAGTAAAGGGCGAAGTTATAGAATCCATGGAAAGG TTTGTATCAAAGAGCCTAATtgtgtttttaagaaaaag GAATTTGGTTAGAAAATTGAATCTTTATGAGATTAAGATTTCAATTATGACTTACGAGCATATGTCTTCTTCTAA TTTAGGAGGCTTAAAAGGTTCTATTGTTAGCGATCGGAACCTTGCCGCCGGCGCTCTGGTTCTCGTTTCTGTACCGTTCTTGTACGAACGTTCCGAAACGCCGTTCGGTGATAATTTTGGCGTTTCAG GAGATATTTTACAGCAGAGAAGGATCTTTACGAATGAAGATGTTGTCGAATACTCTAAAGTCAGTCAGGACTCGAATCCTCTGCACTTTGACGATGAGTTCGCTAAAACTCCTGGATTTCAAGGTCGAATTGTTCATGGGATGCTAGTTGCTTCCTTGTTTCCTCAAATAATTTCCTCTCATTTT CCTGGTGCCGTGTATGTTTCCCAAAGCTTACAGTTTAGACAACCTGTCTATGTTGGAGAAGAGATTCTTGGAGAGGTACaagcaacaaatataagagcttttaAGAAGAACTACCT GTGCAACACTGTTGTTTCTGAaggaatgaaggatgaaaataCAAGATGGAAGCCATTGACATTCAGTACTGACCTGCAGGATTCCAAACAATCTGTGAAAGCCTTGCCAACACAG ATTGTTAAAAGTCCATCTTGGCCTGTTAATTTGATTCACAGGCCAACTCGTTTACAATCCAGcacttttaacaaaattatgaaataa
- the LOC130826475 gene encoding uncharacterized protein LOC130826475, with product MIEPEIFASRVISPFREEIGDEELSVLPRHTKVIVTGNNRTKSVLVGLQGVVKKAVGLGGWHWLVLKNGIEVKLQRNALSVLEPPTGNEEDDELDHSCSSSDLGEKDHDFANSMEFHKVSKPRVRHTRPWAPSVAKSNHRSCFKDLQSNINTAHCVSCFKGVHSNSHTAHCRLDFAKLGSDSLWRYLSRFHLGSMNCSSREQMVNTVQRHFASQEVDEVQVIAEFIRAAKKLRSNNCKG from the exons atgatagaaCCAGAGATATTTGCATCTAGGGTAATTTCTCCATTCAGAGAAGAAATTGGGGATGAAGAATTATCTGTTCTACCAAGGCACACAAAGGTGATTGTAACTGGAAACAATAGAACTAAATCAGTTTTAGTTGGATTACAAGGTGTTGTTAAGAAGGCTGTTGGTCTTGGTGGTTGGCATTGGCTG GTTCTGAAGAATGGCATTGAGGTTAAATTGCAGAGGAATGCTTTGAGCGTTCTAGAACCACCCACCggaaatgaagaagatgatgagctTGATCACTCTTGTAGCAGCTCAGATCTTGGCGAGAAGGACCATGATTTCG CGAATAGTATGGAGTTTCACAAGGTGAGCAAGCCAAGAGTTCGCCATACCAGACCATGGGCTCCATCTGTTGCAAAATCAAACCATCGAAGCTGCTTTAAGGATCTCCAATCCAACATTAATACTGCTCACTGTGTAAGCTGCTTTAAGGGCGTCCATTCCAATAGTCATACCGCTCACTGT AGACTGGACTTTGCTAAGCTTGGAAGTGATTCACTCTGGAGATATTTGAGCCGATTTCATCTG GGGAGCATGAATTGTAGCTCAAGGGAGCAGATGGTTAATACCGTGCAACGCCACTTTGCTTCACAG GAAGTCGATGAAGTACAAGTGATAGCTGAATTCATCCGGGCAGCCAAGAAACTGAGGAGCAATAACTGTAAGGGATGA